The proteins below come from a single Benincasa hispida cultivar B227 chromosome 4, ASM972705v1, whole genome shotgun sequence genomic window:
- the LOC120075067 gene encoding uncharacterized protein LOC120075067, translated as MKGGHGALEMAKTVIEVADVAWSAIECCHHHKPSDDATERTPTEEEELDALRSDNRRLRNLLEQNLDLLQKLSESHCLLKDCPPDLYARLVATVDSEKFLNEIKSLKEASKDGISYEFPFREATGADSHTADILVNVSREAPSWWIWVTEDMVPSKVEEWSGIDDESYVIVSEEHVVDAVAHFMARCIMSNPKTRNVSPEELQKTIAKALDGMGSKVEKMFEIWHAGVLFYSLATWGLALAGLYKGRAILKLAATGVHHTSKAVMTVL; from the exons ATGAAAGGCGGCCATGGCGCTCTGGAGATGGCCAAGACGGTCATCGAGGTCGCGGACGTGGCCTGGTCGGCGATTGAGTGTTGCCATCACCATAAACCCAGCGATGATGCCACCGAGCGCACTCCTACAGAGGAAGAAGAACTCGATGCTCTGCGATCGGACAATCGGAGACTGAGGAATTTGCTTGAACAAAATCTCGACCTCCTTCAGAAGCTATCCGAATCTCATTGTTTGCTGAAAGATTGCCCTCCCGAT CTGTACGCTCGTCTCGTTGCGACAGTGGATTCTGAAAAGTtcttaaatgaaattaaatccCTCAAGGAAGCGTCAAAAGATGGAATTAGCTATGAATTTCCTTTCAGGGAAGCTACag GAGCTGATTCGCACACAGCTGACATTCTTGTGAATGTTAGCCGTGAAGCACCCAGTTGGTGGATATGGGTTACTGAAGATATGGTTCCAAGCAAAGTTGAGGAATGGAGTGGAATTGATGATGAAAGTTATGTGATTGTATCTGAAGAACATGTAGTGGATGCAGTCGCCCACTTTATGGCTAGATGTATTATGTCAAACCCAAAAACCAGG AATGTATCACCTGAGGAACTGCAGAAAA CAATAGCAAAGGCGCTGGATGGTATGGGCAGCAAAGTGGAGAAGATGTTTGAAATTTGGCATGCTGGGGTGCTGTTTTATTCCTTAGCCACTTGGGGACTTGCACTGGCAGG